One stretch of Callospermophilus lateralis isolate mCalLat2 chromosome 11, mCalLat2.hap1, whole genome shotgun sequence DNA includes these proteins:
- the LOC143642222 gene encoding olfactory receptor 1468-like, with the protein MSQIQSMTGRNQTPVSEFLLLGLPIQPEHQNLFYALFLAMYLTTVLGNLLIIILIHLDSHLHTPMYLFLGNLSFSDLCFSSVTIPKLLQNMQSQVPSIPYAGCLTQMYFFLCFADLESFLLVAMAYDRYVAICFPLHYTTIMSPKLCLSLVVLSWVLTMLHALLHTLLVVRLSFCSDNVIPHFFCEISALLKLACSNTHVNELVIFIMGGLVIVTPFLLILGSYVQIFSSILKVPSARGIHKAFSTCGSHLSVVSLFYGTIIGLYLCPSANNSTVKDTVMALMYTVVTPMLNPFIYSLRNRDMKGALRRVFCKKTILFSVSW; encoded by the coding sequence ACAGAGCATGACAGGAAGGAACCAAACTCCCGTCTCAGAGTTCCTCCTCCTGGGCCTGCCCATCCAACCAGAGCACCAGAACCTGTTCTATGCCTTGTTCCTGGCCATGTATCTTACCACCGTCCTGGGGAACCTCCTCATCATCATCCTGATTCACCTGGACTCCCATCTGCACACACCCATGTATTTGTTTCTCGGCAATTTGTCCTTCTCTGACCTCTGCTTTTCCTCTGTGACCATTCCTAAACTGTTGCAGAACATGCAGAGTCAAGTTCCCTCCATCCCCTATGCAGGCTGCCTGACTCAAATGTACTTCTTCCTGTGCTTTGCAGACCTGGAGAGCTTCCTCCTTGTGgccatggcctatgaccgctatgtggccatctgctTCCCCCTGCACTACACCACCATCATGAGCCCCAAGCTCTGTCTCTCCCTGGTGGTGCTATCCTGGGTGCTGACCATGCTCCATGCCCTATTGCACACCCTGCTTGTGGTCAGATTGTCTTTCTGTTCGGACAATGTGATCCCCCACTTTTTCTGTGAAATATCTGCTTTACTGAAGCTGGCCTGCTCCAACACTCATGTCAATGAACTGGTGATATTTATCATGGGAGGACTTGTTATTGTCACCCCATTTCTACTCATCCTTGGGTCCTATGTACAAATTTTTTCCTCCATCCTCAAAGTCCCTTCTGCTCGTGGTATCCACAAGGCCTTCTCCACTTGTGGCTCCCATCTCTCTGTGGTGTCACTGTTCTATGGGACAATTATTGGTCTCTATTTATGTCCATCAGCTAATAATTCTACTGTGAAAGACACTGTCATGGCTCTGATGTACACAGTGGTGACTcccatgctgaaccccttcatctaTAGCCTGAGGAACAGAGACATGAAGGGAGCCCTAAGAAGAGTCTTTTGTAAGAAGACAATTCTATTCTCTGTATCATGGTAA